CTGAATTagtcaaatatatttaatttaacaatgatattaataattattcgGGTATATTGCgtttattaaatattttgaaaaataaaattgataaagtGTGATACCTCTTCCATTGACTCATCCTTCTGATGTGGTTCAGCGTAGAGCCACTCGAGGCCTTCCGATACTATGCGATTTTGTCCCTCCCAAATCTTTTTTTTGTCCATTACATCTGTATCTAgtgaatttgttgaagCAGTTATCGTTATTATGATAAATGATTACCCACTAACATATAGTCAATATTGCTGTGGGTGGGTATAAAATTAGATGTGGAGTGTCATTAGAGAgttatgtaataatattatgtCATTAAATCCATATATATCCACTAAAGATTCTCAAACATATCCAAATTGGTCTGTATATTCTGCTTGCGTTGATCCAAAATTGAGTTTATTTTTAGAGTCTAATAAATGGCGCCTAATACGTTATCATCGTACTCTTACAATAGGATTAGACGAAAATGGGCGGTTAATGGTATATAAAGATAACTGTGTGAAATGTATAACAGTTGACCCGTCTATTTTGGATGTTCAAATGTCTAATgaacatttatttgtacattataaGTCTGGACAGGGTAACTAATCAGTTTATTTAGTCAAAATGGCTCGAgattttgttaaaaaattgaaatttgacCCACAGTATATGGATAATTTGCCTGTTCCAGGCCTACTTCTAGGGCTAGGGCGCATAGTAAACATGTCAATAGGAATAAATCATGCTGGATTTGTCACTAGTGATGGCGATTTATGTAAGCAAAACTTTCATTTAGACATTGGTggaaacaatttttatggACAATCAGGACAAAAGcccaaaaaattacatcTTTCCTCGGCAAATTACCAGCTAAACAGTTATACTGACCACTcagatgaaattgaattggTGCCATATAAAAAggtaaacaaatttaatagaTAGATTATGAACGGTATAAAAAAGGTATCATGCGCCGCTAGACACACAATTTGTCTAGATAAATTGGGAAATGTTTACAGGTAAACTCACAAATTATAAAGTTTTGGAGATGATTCACAGATACAGTTAGGGCTGGGTGATACTAGGGGCACAGCAATTAACAAAGTAAGGGATGTCAACATAAAATCCATGGCCCCGATCACTACCGCAATTCCTCTTAAACATTTAGTTACTTATAAACCTAGAGAAAGGTTAGTATTTACactattttataaattcttctttaagaaaatatttattattaaataattatccCACTGATAAACTAAGTTTCCTTGTTGCAGATATTTTCACAATAATTTGGGGTTTTgtctaaaaatatattgtttgttattatatttcaAACAAATCCCTTTTaatacacaatttaattttcaaatataatatatataaataaagACGCCTAAATTTACAACTGAATTTAATTTCCCACGAACCCCCCATTtactatataattacacaGGCATCTGCAATACATCCCCCaaaaattaccaataaCAGCTGATGACATAATCACTGGCGAAGATTTCACCGTTATCAAATCTAATAACACCCTTTTCGCTTGCGGAAACAATGTTCACGGACAATGTGGGAATAACCTCACTACACACCACCAAATGTTGTTGCCCATTAAGGTATGTATTGATATTCACATAGTTGCCCAAATGTCACATTAGAAGTGTAAGCTGTGGAAGGCAACACTGTGTGGCACAGCTCAGCGACGGCAATACATATGGTTGGGGATTTTTGGGATTACCCAATGGTAAGGTTTACTATGATAAGTTAGTGTACGGTATCGTTTGCCCGCCTAAGAAAGTTGATTTGCAAGGcaatattttttgcaatGAAGATGTAACGATTGtgaattattgaattatatactaTACGGATTTTATAAAAGTTggttaaattttcaaaatcaacTTAATTTTAGATTACTTCAGGATCAGATTCttacaaaaattagattacaagttatatttaatgagATATTCGATCAAAAATCTCGTTCGGATCGGAATGGATGCACATAGCTTTGAAAATGTAATCAAGGTGTTCCGAATTAGAGCAAATTGTTGTGTGATCTGCGCCTGGTATTATGCACATCTGggtaaaaatttatttactttAGCATGGAGTGGCCATGGTGGACAAGTTTCGTTTGTACACTTGTGTACGTTGGGCCACAGTGCAGCTTcatcaataatttgttggCCCATATAGCAAGGTACAATTTTGTCTTTATCTCCATGAAATACAATGAGTTTGAACTTCTGTTTGAATTTGGAAAGGTTTTCAAATAACCGTCTCACGACACTGCGATTGTTATATCTGTGTAATTCACGTGTATTTAACAGTTATTTGATTAGTAAGGTTTGTTgatatttgaatatatagTTGGATTACTTACTTGGTGGAATCGTTTTggaaaaatgaaaataagTGTGCAGAGAAAGATCGCAGAATGGAAGGTACCTTCAAATATGCAGCAACACATTCTGCAGTGCTGGTAAATGGCGCTATCAGGATCATTTGTTGCAAATTGATCCTTTTCAGCCATTTGCCAATGACATGTGGTGTTACAGGCCGTCTAAGCCACCGTCTAGAATTGATGGCCACTCTAGCACGGTGAAATCGTAGTTTTCTCTTAATTCTAACAAAGACTCCTGCTCTATTCGAACGGGGTTTAGGATGGCAACTATCCCTAACGCTTGAAAATGGCATGATCCTATTCTTATTAGGCAACACCTGTGGTATTTTGGTCTTAATTTTGCACAGTCTGCTTAAATGCCTTTGGTCCCTAAAATTTGTGATGTTCGTCACGTTATATTTGGCCAATGAGAATTGTCTTGGTTTCATATTTGAGGAGTATTTGTCGGTATTCCCCGAATGGATGTAGctgtatataatattggCACTGTCCAACAGCACTGCAGCGCCCAGAGAGTAGCCTAGGAATTTCACGGTCACATCTTTATTTGGGTACATTTCCAACCCCTTCTTCATCGTCTAAATCATACATaacataatattttcagCAGAGATTTGTTGTGTATTCACGCATAAATATCCATGTGGaataattgtgtaaaaatatatattgctACATCACATATTTCACATTAGTTGGTCCTATTTTATTTAGCCGTGAGTTAGTGcacattttttatttcaatctaatcatttttaaacattttgagtacaatttatttagataatcAAAACCTTGGGAGAAATCGCCCTACGGTATATTACATCATATCACGAATTGTCAAAACTCAACCATATATAACTTGTCAAATGTCATTTTATTGACTGGTCTGATGATGGTTTGTTATTGAGTGATTAAATGGTATTgataattagttaatttctaataaatatgaGCTCTAACCTGTAAGGCGATGTCTGTACACGTACGGGGAGTGGCCGTACCCATATTGAATCCGTAACCTGGGTATTCTACAAGCAAAAATGATGTGTTAGTTTCATTAGGGTGCGACTGAAAGAATTTGGCAATGAATGGAAGCCAATCCAAGGCCACCATGTCCTTTCCTCCACAACACAAGTAGATAATGGgtttttgcgatttttgGAAACGTAACTCGCAGTGATTTGACAAAGCGGGGATCATAAAACTCACGTTTCGTTCTATTCCCTGTATTAGAAACTCAAATATGATTGAAAAAGGTTTTTAGAATGAGTTTTTCACTAAGCATTAAAaacaatgataatattcTTTTACAAATAGATTATTTCATCAAGTATTAGTGTAGTAATCgagaaatatataatatttgttggttatatttatatatttcatgaATCATTTAAGTAAATTAGCTCTAAACATGCGCAGTAGACACTTTGTTGAATCTCTTGAAGTTACAATTTATGCAAAAatgatgttatattttaaatatgttttcAAACATAATTCCCAAACAATATTTCCAAAAGATGCATACATGTAAAATTAACGAAATAACAACTGTTGTAGGAATCGTCAATTAATATGAGTATTACCTGGTAAATAGTGAGCGTCTGTATCCGCGTCCAGTGTGATTCAAATACAGCTGCCATTCGTCGGTAGAGTAACAACATATCTCGAGGGAAtgagttaaaatttttgttagaATAGCAGAGAGATCTTTGCCATGAATCATCACCGTGTGATTTGGAAGAGACAATTTGCGAATGTGCCATAAGATAGAGAATCCGTTTTAAGTTAAAACCTGTGTTTTTAGGCCTGTCATTGCCCGAATTTTTATATCTGCTAGACAtgttttttgaaaaacGTGCGCGCCTCCTAGGGGGCTCGAACCCCTGGCCACCAGATTAAAAGTCTGGCGCTCTACCGACTGAGCTAAAGAGGCTACCAGCCGCACTATATCTCACAATCCCTTTCGTGCTAACATGCTAACATGCCAACATTATATTAGCATGTAGCTTTAGTAGTATTCAACACAAATATCTGGAACTTTTAGTATGGTCTGGATCtataaatttcattatgatgaaaattttgtgaatGATAAGTGGTTATGGGATAGAAAATCACTTATGATATCTGTGGCAAAGTATATTAGGCGTATAATACCTCCATGGATGATCGAATACCTGCCAAAATGGATAGTCAATTGGCTTTATCCACCCTTTCACCCTTTGCGCTACTACAGTGGATATGTTAGATCACCCTACCTATTGCTCTCGGTCGCATCCGCCATCATTTCACTGTACCTACTCTATAAGTTATACTACAATCTATATGGATTTAATCAACTCaatgatacaatttacacGACTGCAAGTCCCCAATTCAAACACATATATCAGTCGACAGCCCAACTCAATACAAAGGCTACCATAACCATTGATGACGATGATGgtgatgataataatgaGTGTGGATCAACTGATGCAACTGGGACGCAGGAGGAAGTTGTTccaaataatattgatcaaaatgaaataataaaatattatggCGACCCGTTTGGGAAATTGGAACTGTTCAGCACCATTCGTATGCGAGAATACGtagataattatatcaagGATATGTCGGTAGAAAATCTTTCCGATTATTACCATTTCCAATCATCTGgagatgaaaataattcatctCCGAAGCTAGAGCCTTCAAGCAAAGTATTAACTAGGCCTAATTTCCCTCCGTTCAAGAATAACAAATTAAGTGTTTCAGACCGTCTTCctcaatttatcaacacAGATATGTTTTATAATCAATGACGCATTTTGTGAAGGTTTTTCCTGATGTAAATTTAAGCTATTTTCTATGTCATCACCAATACGCCACCATACCATCAATGCAGAAATTTTAACACTCTTGGTGCTTAATGCATCACAGCATATAAGCACTATCTATGTCCCAcgttaattataatttggcCGCGGTAAAGAACCCTCATTTTtagtattaattttgtcaTATTaagataattttacatgtACTTTCAAAATAGCTATTTAACGTAGTAGCCCACGCATTATTACTTTATTCTCTCGGTGCCTATGAGGTCCAGATTGCTCTTCCTAACTTCGAGCTTCACTGACATACGTATAAATTTGGCATTGGAAGACCATTTATTTAAGAATTATAGGCAATTgcacaatatttacaatcTAGTAGAAAATCCCCAAATAGTGTTTCTATGGCGCAACACACCTAGCATTATCATTGGTAGAAACCAGCACGCATATAGCGAGTGTAATGTTGAAGAGATTAAGAGGGACGGTGTCAATTTGGCTAGGAGATTGACGGGAGGTGGTGCTGTGTACCAGGTAACACTGTGAAAtaccaaaattattaattggatttttttaacCAACCAAATTACTTTGTTCTAACACAGGACCTAGGAAATACTTGTTTCACATTCCTAAGTCattcaaaatattacaatgTAGAAGAcaataacaaattgatCATCGATACgctaaaatattttggtaTAGCCTTAGCAATTTAGGGATTAATGGTACGCCATCAGGAAGAAACGATTTGGTAATTGgcgataaaaaattttcggGAAGTgcttttaaaaatataaatgacaTTTCTTTACACCATGGAACGCTGTTATTTGATGTGAACATTCTCAATAtgttgaaatatttaacaccAGATGTGTCGAAGCTACAGGTACATAAGTGCATAACTATAGAAACACGGGGTTAAGAGCGTGGAATCAAGGACGATCAATTTGTCAACACTTAACCCAAATCTAGACCACCAAaggtaaaatattatatgattattttgtttgataaaataatcgACAGGTTAATAGGGTTTCATAGAATTTAAAGAAATTGTAACTTAGTTTCACCGAGATAATGCTAGACAAGATAAAAGACTTGTACAACGATATAACTATTGAGAAACTATCCACTGTACCTAAGGAATCAGAATTTTACCAAAAGTTGAAGGTATGCATTATTAATCCAATTATAATGAGATTTTTACATATAGTAAATTTTATGGGttcaaaaatacatattcGCTTCGTCCATATAATTTTCTCTTTATTATTTACCTAGAGCGACAAATGGAATTACGGAGAGCAAAAAGCATATCAATTAGTGTTTAAAAATCGATTCCCCTGGGGATGTTTAGTAAGCATTTATTTTAAACCTCaggaaattaatttattgatgaaCCAAGGAAATGTTGTGGGTGGGAAGGTGTATTCTGATAGCCTAGATGTGGATTTTATAGATGAAATACAAAGATTACTAGATGATCCAAATACAGAGTCTAATTTAAAGCGATTTGATCAATGGAAAGATGTAGAGCAGTGGCTAGAAAGTGTCAAATCTCCATTTCAACATCCTCAGGTTTGCTAAAGCGAATTTCGATCTGGTCAATTTTTGcctaaattatcaattatagcataattcaaattataattttatcatgtaaagatcaaattgtaatataatttatgggACTCACCTGTTGCAGCTGTTTAGAATTCTCCAACAATGCAGATGTCACCTCATTCATCTTGCTTGGCAACCACAAAATTGGCGGATTGCATCTAGTTTGTATATATGCGCTTAATTCTTTGTGGTGCTCAATtaacttcatttttaacaacTGATCCTCCTTTTCGTCCAGTTGTTTCTGTATCTCTTCTAATTTGGTGAGAGCTTGGGTCTTCTTTTCTTCTAATTCCTTAGCAACTTCCGTTTCAATTCGCTCCTTTTCAATTCGGATTTTATCTTCCACTGAATTTTCAACTTCCTTTTGTTTTTTACTCTAGGTTACAGAGTTctttatattattaattatggACTAGCTCTTAAATTGAACATTCATTATCAACATTAAAACATACCTTTTCAGTGGTACCTTCAAAATCCAGTTGATTTTTAGCCTTTCTCAAATAGCCCAAAATATTAACAGACAACATCCTCTTCTGTCCCTGTGATAAGCTATTGTCTAGCTTGGGCTATATGAGATTTTAGACCCACCCTAGCCTCAACTGTATCCATAGAATCACCATCATCAACCTGTGAAGTTGGATTTAGTCCAGTTTCCCCTTTTTTATCAGTATGTATGGAATTATAATCACTGGATTGGTTGTTGAAATGGCTGGAAACCCTCCTACCATAGTCACGATTATTGTAATGTCCTTTCCCAGTGACTATGCCGTCGTGAGTGCTCCTTCTAAAGCCCTTTGTGATATAAATTCCCTTAGACTGTAATTTGATCCGCTTTAGGGTGTCAGATATCTTGTCTCTAGCAGACACTAGTGAACGTATTTGGTGCCGCAAGTCAGCATCCATTGATGGGGCACTACACAGCAACTATGTTCTGCACTAGGCAGTTATTGCTCCAAAATCAACAACAGGAGGAGATATTAACAGAGAATTCTGAAAGATGGGTACATTAGATGCTTATTTAGGTGATGTTCCcgataaaatatcattccCTTTGGGTATGTGTACACTCGTGATTTagaaattgtataaaaagGCAGAAAATGCCTTTTGGGCCGCCGAAAATTTTAGATTTTCCAACGATATAGATTTCTTTAAATCTATTGACCCACAAATCACACAATCCCTAATTAATACATTGCAGTATCACATTGAAAAGTTGGTCTACATGTAAATCAGGGATAGCAATCCAATTTCCAGACCTTGCACTTTTACATGCGAATTGATTAAGCAAGTTCAGATACCAGAGGCTAGGGCCTTTTATGGATTCCAAATAATGTTCGAAAATGTACATTTCGAAGCGCTAGGATCGCTGTTTAATATCCTAAATCCCAACTCAACGCCAGTGTCAATACCTAGTTACAAACAAACTTGGAGTAAGGCTAATCTGGATAAGGAGCTTTCTTtctttgaaaaaattttttgtaatctACTAGTTAAAACGATCTTTTTCACTGGTAAACACTCACTTCTTATTCTTAGGTTTactaataatcaaaaattatctatCTAAACAAAGTATTTGCAAGGAAACAATTTGTgcatttgaaaaaatcGAAAACGATATCGAAATACAATCACAATTCACAACaacattaattaaaatgttaaaatgCAAACTTGAACAGTCACTAGTCTACGAATACTTAAACGATGCTATCAATACCGAACTCACATTCCTAAATGCCACAATTagttttgaaaaattgggAACAAATGAAAGTAATAACATTCACTAATTTAGACGACGTACTGGACTACCTAAAGGCAACAGGTGATAGCTTGTTGAATTGTATCGGATATCCGCCAATATACAAGGCTAAAAATAACACCACGATTAAGATTTTAGATGTAATAActttttaatatagatGTCACCAGTTTTAACTGTTGAAAAGATCAAAAAAATAGATCATGGTCGGCAGGAAGTGGTTTTGGATGAGGAATTTTGAGTTTCTAATTGAAacttttaatttatttaaaatccCTAAAAAATTACGTTACAAAACTAGACCCTAGTTTTGACTTCGAAAAATGAGTTTATGCAATAGATCTGGAAACAGTACAGCGATACTAATACT
The DNA window shown above is from Babesia microti strain RI chromosome III, complete genome and carries:
- a CDS encoding Probable E3 ubiquitin-protein ligase HERC1 (overlaps_old_locusTagID:BBM_III02200) encodes the protein MWSVIRELCNNIMSLNPYISTKDSQTYPNWSVYSACVDPKLSLFLESNKWRLIRYHRTLTIGLDENGRLMVYKDNCVKCITVDPSILDVQMSNEHLFVHYKSGQVKMARDFVKKLKFDPQYMDNLPVPGLLLGLGRIVNMSIGINHAGFVTSDGDLYIGGNNFYGQSGQKPKKLHLSSANYQLNSYTDHSDEIELVPYKKIMNGIKKVSCAARHTICLDKLGNVYSFGDDSQIQLGLGDTRGTAINKVRDVNIKSMAPITTAIPLKHLVTYKPRERHLQYIPQKLPITADDIITGEDFTVIKSNNTLFACGNNVHGQCGNNLTTHHQMLLPIKLPKCHIRSVSCGRQHCVAQLSDGNTYGWGFLGLPNVYGIVCPPKKVDLQGNIFCNEDVTIVNY
- a CDS encoding hypothetical protein (overlaps_old_locusTagID:BBM_III02205), which encodes MSSRYKNSGNDRPKNTGFNLKRILYLMAHSQIVSSKSHGDDSWQRSLCYSNKNFNSFPRDMLLLYRRMAAVFESHWTRIQTLTIYQGIERNVSFMIPALSNHCELRFQKSQKPIIYLCCGGKDMVALDWLPFIAKFFQSHPNETNTSFLLVEYPGYGFNMGTATPRTCTDIALQTMKKGLEMYPNKDVTVKFLGYSLGAAVLLDSANIIYSYIHSGNTDKYSSNMKPRQFSLAKYNVTNITNFRDQRHLSRLCKIKTKIPQVLPNKNRIMPFSSVRDSCHPKPRSNRAGVFVRIKRKLRFHRARVAINSRRWLRRPVTPHVIGKWLKRINLQQMILIAPFTSTAECVAAYLKVPSILRSFSAHLFSFFQNDSTKYNNRSVVRRLFENLSKFKQKFKLIVFHGDKDKIVPCYMGQQIIDEAALWPNVHKCTNETCPPWPLHAKMCIIPGADHTTICSNSEHLDYIFKAMCIHSDPNEIFDRISH
- a CDS encoding hypothetical protein (overlaps_old_locusTagID:BBM_III02210): MVWIYKFHYDENFVNDKWLWDRKSLMISVAKYIRRIIPPWMIEYLPKWIVNWLYPPFHPLRYYSGYVRSPYLLLSVASAIISLYLLYKLYYNLYGFNQLNDTIYTTASPQFKHIYQSTAQLNTKATITIDDDDGDDNNECGSTDATGTQEEVVPNNIDQNEIIKYYGDPFGKLELFSTIRMREYVDNYIKDMSVENLSDYYHFQSSGDENNSSPKLEPSSKVLTRPNFPPFKNNKLSVSDRLPQFINTDMFYNQ
- a CDS encoding lipoate-protein ligase A (overlaps_old_locusTagID:BBM_III02215); the encoded protein is MRSRLLFLTSSFTDIRINLALEDHLFKNYRQLHNIYNLVENPQIVFLWRNTPSIIIGRNQHAYSECNVEEIKRDGVNLARRLTGGGAVYQDLGNTCFTFLSHSKYYNVEDNNKLIIDTLKYFGINGTPSGRNDLVIGDKKFSGSAFKNINDISLHHGTLLFDVNILNMLKYLTPDVSKLQKHGVKSVESRTINLSTLNPNLDHQSFTEIMLDKIKDLYNDITIEKLSTVPKESEFYQKLKSDKWNYGEQKAYQLVFKNRFPWGCLEINLLMNQGNVVGGKVYSDSLDVDFIDEIQRLLDDPNTESNLKRFDQWKDVEQWLESVKSPFQHPQVC
- a CDS encoding conserved Plasmodium protein, unknown function (overlaps_old_locusTagID:BBM_III02215;~overlaps_old_locusTagID:BBM_III02220), whose protein sequence is MDADLRHQIRSLVSARDKISDTLKRIKLQSKGIYITKGFRRSTHDGIVTGKGHYNNRDYGRRVSSHFNNQSSDYNSIHTDKKGETGLNPTSQVDDGDSMDTVEARPKLDNSLSQGQKRMLSVNILGYLRKAKNQLDFEGTTEKSKKQKEVENSVEDKIRIEKERIETEVAKELEEKKTQALTKLEEIQKQLDEKEDQLLKMKLIEHHKELSAYIQTRCNPPILWLPSKMNEVTSALLENSKQLQQAKIDQIEIRFSKPEDVEMEI
- a CDS encoding ribonucleoside-diphosphate reductase subunit M2 (overlaps_old_locusTagID:BBM_III02225), producing MFCTRQLLLQNQQQEEILTENSERWVMFPIKYHSLWKLYKKAENAFWAAENFRFSNDIDFFKSIDPQITQSLINTLQYHIEKDSNPISRPCTFTCELIKQVQIPEARAFYGFQIMFENVHFEALGSLFNILNPNSTPVSIPSYKQTWSKANLDKELSFFEKIFCNLLVKTIFFTGLLIIKNYLSKQSICKETICAFEKIENDIEIQSQFTTTLIKMLKCKLEQSLVYEYLNDAINTELTFLNATISFEKLGTNENDVLDYLKATGDSLLNCIGYPPIYKAKNNTTIKILDMSPVLTVEKIKKIDHGRQEVVLDEEF